One region of Epilithonimonas zeae genomic DNA includes:
- a CDS encoding tetratricopeptide repeat protein: MRKILLFLMLIPAIWISAQSAVDSLLTVLKKEKNPNQITALQNQISDAYKHTDPEQMQKFALLALTNSRKNKNIYQESVAYQNIGVSFFIHGDYEKALQNFDSSEKILLKINSEKKEIRETLAKTLGSKGVVYSQQNNYAAALENDFQALKIYEETKNNLQTSKLYNNIGVIYKSIDDKEKALEYFLKANQTSKKINPETFAASASNIGLIYLFQNKLDQAKKYFDESLESYLENENPRGLGELYNSYSQYYIRKNQKQAAKNSLQKAEEVFLSVDDKFGLSDTYMFLARIYLGENDLEKSLQFSNKSLELAKELNLTEARMNAEKLLSQIYDQKEDQKLALYHLKNYDIEKEKFDAVKNEQQRLKTELNFQYEKQQLEKRENASRERLKWLFTVLIIGLLLLGLFLFYRNKEKQKTLLLQKQLTEFEHKALHLQMNPHFVFNCLAAISAFVVQNGKDEAIRYLAKFSKLMRLTLEFSKESSITLDKEIEALQNYLELEQLRFNNKFDFNISKESNIEDDTAIPSLLLQPYVENAIIHGVVPIEEKGFINIIFRQIADQLICVITDNGVGIEQSKKNKETFVNAHKSMAMEISKKRLETLEQLENKKIELSITELRDNEKILGTQVLIKLPLEFIEK, translated from the coding sequence ATGAGAAAAATTCTACTTTTTCTGATGCTTATTCCTGCCATCTGGATTTCTGCGCAATCTGCGGTAGATTCTCTGTTGACGGTTCTTAAAAAAGAAAAAAATCCAAACCAAATTACGGCTTTACAAAATCAGATTTCGGATGCTTATAAACATACGGATCCTGAGCAAATGCAGAAATTTGCATTGTTGGCGCTTACAAACTCCAGAAAAAATAAGAATATTTATCAGGAATCGGTTGCTTATCAGAATATTGGTGTTTCATTTTTTATTCATGGCGATTACGAAAAAGCACTACAAAATTTTGATTCATCAGAAAAAATTCTTTTAAAAATCAATTCTGAGAAAAAAGAAATCAGAGAAACATTAGCCAAAACTCTGGGAAGCAAAGGCGTTGTTTATTCTCAACAGAACAATTATGCTGCGGCTTTGGAAAATGATTTCCAGGCTTTGAAAATTTATGAAGAAACTAAAAATAATCTTCAGACTTCAAAGCTTTATAACAATATTGGAGTGATTTATAAATCCATTGATGATAAGGAAAAAGCACTTGAATATTTTCTTAAAGCCAACCAGACTTCGAAGAAAATTAACCCAGAAACTTTTGCTGCAAGTGCATCTAATATTGGATTGATTTACTTGTTTCAGAATAAGTTGGATCAGGCGAAAAAGTATTTTGACGAGAGTCTAGAATCTTATCTGGAAAATGAAAATCCACGAGGCTTAGGAGAACTTTATAACAGTTATTCTCAATATTATATTCGTAAAAATCAGAAACAAGCAGCCAAAAATAGTCTTCAAAAAGCGGAAGAAGTATTTTTATCGGTTGACGATAAGTTTGGGTTATCTGATACTTATATGTTTTTGGCTAGGATTTATTTGGGTGAAAATGATCTTGAAAAATCCCTTCAGTTTTCGAACAAAAGCCTTGAACTTGCTAAAGAACTGAACTTGACAGAAGCCCGAATGAACGCCGAAAAATTACTTTCTCAAATCTATGATCAAAAAGAAGATCAGAAGTTGGCTCTGTATCATCTTAAGAATTATGATATCGAAAAGGAAAAATTTGACGCTGTTAAAAATGAGCAACAACGTCTAAAAACGGAACTCAATTTTCAATATGAAAAACAGCAGTTGGAAAAAAGAGAAAATGCAAGCCGGGAAAGGCTGAAATGGCTTTTTACTGTTTTAATAATCGGGTTACTTTTACTCGGATTGTTTCTTTTTTACAGGAATAAAGAAAAGCAAAAGACTTTGCTTCTACAAAAACAACTTACCGAATTTGAGCATAAAGCTTTACATCTACAGATGAATCCTCATTTTGTTTTTAATTGTCTGGCGGCGATTTCGGCATTCGTAGTCCAAAACGGAAAAGATGAAGCGATCCGTTATCTGGCGAAGTTTTCCAAATTGATGAGACTGACGTTGGAATTTTCAAAAGAATCTAGTATTACCTTAGATAAAGAAATCGAAGCACTTCAAAATTATCTAGAACTGGAGCAATTGCGGTTTAATAATAAATTCGATTTTAATATTTCCAAAGAATCCAATATTGAAGATGATACAGCGATTCCTTCTTTGCTTCTGCAGCCTTATGTAGAAAATGCAATTATCCATGGTGTGGTTCCGATAGAAGAAAAAGGCTTTATTAATATTATTTTTCGTCAAATCGCGGATCAGTTAATTTGTGTTATTACGGATAATGGTGTCGGGATAGAACAATCGAAGAAAAATAAAGAAACATTTGTTAACGCACATAAGTCTATGGCAATGGAAATTTCTAAAAAACGATTGGAAACTCTGGAACAATTGGAAAATAAAAAAATAGAACTGAGTATCACAGAACTAAGAGATAACGAGAAGATTTTGGGAACTCAGGTTTTGATAAAATTACCATTAGAATTTATAGAAAAATGA
- the nadD gene encoding nicotinate (nicotinamide) nucleotide adenylyltransferase produces the protein MEKRKKIGLFFGSFNPIHIGHLILGNYILENSDMEELWFVVSPQNPFKDKKSLLKDHNRLDMVQLAIKNYPKMRASNVEFSLPVPSYTIDTLTYLNEKYPDYSFSLIMGEDNLGSLHKWKNYELLLKNHQIIVYPRISGEEKKDKDYLQHDNISLIKAPVIELSATEIRNMIREGKNPRPMLPPEVFEYLDGSSFYK, from the coding sequence TTGGAAAAACGTAAAAAAATCGGACTATTTTTTGGGTCATTCAATCCCATTCATATTGGGCACTTGATTCTTGGGAATTATATTTTGGAGAATTCTGATATGGAAGAATTATGGTTTGTGGTGAGTCCGCAAAATCCATTCAAGGATAAAAAATCTTTGCTCAAAGATCACAACCGTTTGGATATGGTTCAGCTGGCCATCAAAAATTATCCAAAAATGCGAGCTTCCAATGTCGAGTTTTCACTACCAGTCCCAAGTTATACGATTGATACACTAACTTACCTGAACGAAAAATATCCGGATTATTCTTTCTCTTTGATAATGGGTGAAGACAATCTTGGAAGCCTTCATAAATGGAAAAACTATGAATTGCTGTTAAAAAATCACCAGATCATTGTTTATCCCAGAATTTCCGGAGAAGAGAAAAAAGACAAGGACTATTTGCAGCACGACAATATTTCGCTCATCAAAGCACCTGTTATAGAACTTTCTGCGACGGAAATCCGAAACATGATTAGGGAAGGTAAAAATCCCCGTCCAATGTTGCCTCCAGAGGTTTTTGAATATTTGGATGGAAGTAGTTTTTATAAATAA
- a CDS encoding DUF3817 domain-containing protein, with protein MNIIEKYYAKYPEEKLIKWFKQICLAEAVSWLLLFSAMIWIRIEPENIFAIIYISTIGSIHGLFFTLYLIFLPATRKIYDWDDEDFIFALMGAFFPFATIWVDKKLARKNRVE; from the coding sequence ATGAACATTATAGAAAAATATTACGCAAAATATCCCGAAGAAAAACTAATCAAATGGTTTAAGCAAATTTGTCTTGCTGAAGCTGTATCGTGGCTTTTATTATTCTCAGCAATGATTTGGATTCGCATTGAGCCGGAAAATATTTTTGCTATTATTTACATCAGTACTATTGGGAGTATCCACGGACTTTTTTTCACGCTTTATCTTATCTTTCTTCCAGCAACTAGAAAAATATACGATTGGGATGATGAGGATTTTATCTTTGCATTGATGGGTGCTTTTTTCCCTTTTGCTACGATTTGGGTTGATAAAAAATTAGCCCGTAAAAACCGGGTTGAGTAA
- a CDS encoding 2-hydroxyacid dehydrogenase, translating into MKITFFSSKPYDKEFFDKANQKFNFELDYFETHLGPHVLNLIENTDAVCAFVNDKLDAEVLEFLAKKGVKYIALRCAGFNNVDLEAAKRLDLRVSRVPAYSPEAVAEHAMAMILTLNRKTHKAYNRVREQNFALNGLMGFNLYQKTIGVIGTGNIGAAFAKIAKGFGARVLAYDITENQELIDLGIEYVSQEQLLSESDIVSLHCPLMDSTRHLINADSIKKMKKNVMLINTSRGGLIDTKTVIDGLKSKHIGYLGIDVYEQEEKLFFRDLSHTIIEDDTIQRLMSFPNVLVTAHQAFFTQEALDQIANSTLTSLSHFEKNQEFENPNAVLI; encoded by the coding sequence ATGAAAATCACGTTCTTCTCTTCCAAACCCTACGACAAAGAATTTTTTGATAAAGCGAATCAAAAATTCAATTTTGAACTGGATTATTTTGAGACACATCTTGGCCCGCACGTCCTGAATCTCATTGAAAATACCGACGCTGTTTGTGCCTTTGTAAATGACAAACTAGATGCTGAAGTTCTAGAGTTTCTGGCAAAAAAAGGCGTTAAATATATTGCTTTGCGATGCGCCGGTTTCAATAATGTAGATTTGGAAGCTGCTAAACGTCTTGACTTAAGAGTCAGCAGAGTTCCAGCTTATTCTCCGGAAGCAGTTGCAGAACACGCAATGGCAATGATTCTCACTCTTAACAGAAAAACGCATAAAGCTTATAACAGAGTTCGTGAACAGAATTTTGCTTTGAATGGCTTGATGGGTTTCAATCTTTATCAAAAAACAATTGGCGTTATCGGAACTGGCAATATCGGTGCTGCGTTTGCGAAGATTGCAAAAGGTTTTGGAGCAAGAGTTTTAGCTTACGACATTACAGAAAATCAGGAACTTATAGATCTAGGAATTGAATATGTTTCTCAGGAACAATTACTTTCTGAATCTGATATCGTTTCACTTCACTGTCCTTTAATGGATTCTACACGTCATTTAATCAATGCCGATTCAATCAAAAAAATGAAGAAAAATGTAATGCTCATCAACACCAGTCGTGGCGGCTTGATTGATACCAAAACTGTGATTGATGGTTTAAAATCGAAGCACATTGGTTATCTCGGAATTGATGTTTATGAGCAGGAAGAAAAATTATTTTTCCGAGATCTTTCTCATACAATTATTGAGGATGATACTATCCAGCGTTTGATGAGTTTCCCGAATGTTTTGGTTACCGCGCATCAGGCTTTTTTCACGCAGGAAGCACTTGACCAAATTGCAAATTCAACTTTGACAAGTCTTTCACATTTTGAAAAGAATCAGGAATTTGAAAATCCGAATGCCGTTTTGATTTAG